The Flavobacterium sp. 1 genome contains the following window.
CCTTCGTTATCTTTTGCATTAAATTTATCAACACCGTTATTATAATAATTTTTGATATCTAGCGAATTATCTTCTTTAACACATCTTATATAAATACCCCATTTCCACCTGTCTCCCCAATCTTTATTATCTTCCCAGATACTTTTGTTTCCATCCGAATATCTATTAAATGAAACATCATTATCACTATTGTCAAAATCTATATATTTATATTTTCTATTTTGTTCATCATAATACCAAAAAGATGTTGTTAATCCAATAGAATCAAATCCTCCAAAATTCCCCATTGCTCTACTATCGAATCTCATTCCTGCCGCTAATAAATTGAATCCTGTTTTATTTGCTTTTTGTGCATTGACTTTATTGTATGTCCAACTATCTGAAACCTTTAAATAGTCGATATCCCCATTAACGGCATTCAATAAATTTACCCAATTTTCAAAAGTTGCGATTTTCCATCCTTTAGGTACTAAAACTCTGGAATCTGTTACCGCATAATAGTTATACATTTTGCCATATTTCCCACTTTGAGGATTGCCGTATTTTACTTTATCTGACTCACTTAATTTATAGTAACACCAAGCAGGTTTTTTATTGTTTAGTGCATTTGTCCATTCGTCAGCTGTTTTTGCTTCTGGAATTGGGTCTCCATTTCTGAAATGACTGACATTTAGATTTTTTGTCATCCACTTCGCATCCCCTATATCTATAAATTGATATTCTTTTTCAATGGTTGCTTTTACTGATCCAGTTGTTATTGCTTTTTTTACAGCTGGTTTCTTTGTTTGTCCTATTCCATTTGTTGATAAAAATAGAAGTCCAAACATTACTGATAAAAATACTTTTTTGGTTTTCATTGGTTTGTTAAAATTTTATGATAATGAAATTAATGTTTTTACTGCAAATATCTTACTCGGTGTTTCTTTGTTAATAATCAAGAGACAATAAATATTTTTTGTAAATATATCTACATTATAGCAAATATGCTATAATATTTTTGTCTTTATTATCTTCTTTTTGATAGATGGAAAAGAATGATAATTTATCCCGAAAATTTATCTTTGATGAGGAAGGATTGAGATTGTTGGCCAAACGAATAAAAGAAATACGTTCAAATAAAGGGATAACCCAAGAGGAATTGTCTTATCGGTCGGAATTGACACTTTCTCAAATTGCAAGAATTGAAACTGTTAAAACAAATCCAACTATCAGTACAGTTTTTAAAATTATTCAATCATTAGAAGTTTCTCTGAATGAATTTTTTAGTTTTGATTTACCTCCAAATAAGGAAAACTGAGGTTTGAGGATATAAACTTTTATTGTTCTAAAAGTTTTTTAATCTTTTGAACTGTACCACTACTTTTGTCGGTTAGTTTCATTGTTTTTCTAGCGGAATAACCTTGTTTTAATAGTTTTACAACTTCTTTATGTTCGGTTAAAAGACTTTGTGCATCCTTTTTAAATCCGTCTTTTCTTAATTGTTCAGAGTTGACCAAATAGACCCAAATAAAAAAGTGATATTCGTGTTTCACTTTTTCTTTTAATCACTCCAAAACCACCCATTTTAAGTAAGGGAATGATTTAAGAAATAATTTTACTTTTAATATTTTCGATTGCAATTCTATCCCATTCTTTATGAATATTAATATGACATTCTTTGCACACAGAAACTAAGTCTTCCATATTTTCATTGAATAAATTATCATACGTTTTATGATGTACTTCGACTGCAGGATTTGTACTACATTCTTGGCAAAGATTTTCATCTCGTTTTAAAACTTCATTTCTTATCGTTTTCCATTTGTCTGACTGAATATAATTTGAATATTTTCCAAATCTTGAACTTGTATAATTATCATCCTTTACACTTTCCCACAAATTTTTTAATTCTTCGTTTCTTTCATCATTCCAGTTTGAGTAATTATTGTGACTAAACTCGAATCTTATTTTTGAAGAATGTTGTTTGTGACTTAACGGTCTCGTTCTATCCAAGCACCCCCCACAACTTTGACATTGTCGGTGAAGTCTAAGTCGTTCTTGATTTTTATTATCGATTGTCACATTTAAAAAAGGATTTCTGCAACAATCTTCTATTTTAATTGGCATTAAATAGCTACAAGATATACATCTGAAAATGGTATGAAATTTATGTTCGCTAACAATAACGAAGGTTTCACTGCCACATCTTATACATTTTTCCGACATTGATATAGTTCTTAATAATTAGTAATTCATTTTTTTTTCAAATCACTTACTTTCCAAAGCTTATAGTTCAACTGATACATTATTTTGAATGCAGTACTGAACTCTCTAATTATTTCTTCTACATCTGTATCAAAAGGTAAAAATATTTTAAGTTCTCCAACGCTACTTGAACCTTCTCTAAAGTCTGGGTCAGTTTGGTCAAATATGTACTTTCTCATTATTCGATATATCATACTTTTATTCGCAGAAAATAGTTGAGGAAACTCTCTTGTTCGATCAGTTCGGGTAAATTCATTTTCTTCATAAATAAAACCCTTATATTCTGATAAATCTAATAGAGATTTCCAAAAATCATCTCCCATATATCTGATGTTATCGTTATGACTTATATAAGTGCAGATATATATACCGTCATTATCTATTCCCAATCTGTACTTACAATTAGTTTTTAATGATTTGATAATTAATTCGGGACCAGAGAAATTTTGATAAAAATTAGAATATTCCCAATTATCTTTGAAATTACCATAAGCAAAACAAGCTTCAGCAATTTTAGCTAATGAATTAACACATTCAATAGTCGTTTTCCATGTCTCGTCCATGTCTCTCTGACTACTATCTCTCCACATAATTAGATAGTTATTTATACTGTCAACTATTAAGTCAAAGTCAATGGAGAATTTTTCTATAGTTTTATTAAGTTTTAAATCCAAGTGAAACTTTTTTATTAATTATTTTTTTGGTTTAGTTATTTTATTAGTTTTCGGGTTGTAAATAAATAGCGTTTCTAGCTTTCGAGTTTGTTTATTTTCAGTTACATAAAACTCGCTAACTTCATCATCTCTTATTATCATTTCACTTTCCAAATTATCTTCTATTTTTACGTTTATTGTATTCGCTTTGACAATTCCATTTTTATCTTTCAATGTTCTTCCTGAAATCATTTGTGGGTAGATAAATCCAAATTTCACTAAAACATCAAATGTACCATTGAGTAATGTAATATGCTCATTGTTTAATCCTAGGATGTAAGAATTTGAAAACTGTAATCCAAAGTTTACAGGGAATGTGATTTCTTCATTATTCTTATTATCCATTTTCATCCATTCAAATAAGGCTAACCCAAAAATTTCTCTTCGATATTTGATGATTGCGTCATTGAGAATAATATTTATGTTAGTGACTGAATTGTCTATTTCGTTGTAAATCTCACCTTTGAATATTTTTTGAATCTCTTTTAAGTTATCTTCCGATGAATCAAAATGTAAAATCGAATTATTGATAATCGGTAAAATTTCGGGTTTTAATTGTCTTATTGGAAGAATATTTTCTAAATAATCACGACTTAATTCCGTCGCAGTTAATAGCTCTATTCCATAATATCTAGCTGAGTTAATAGCGTCGGACTGAAACCCATTTGAACTTATAAATATCTTTTTGTTAATCTGTTTAATCCTATCACATTTTGATTGGAATGCTTCAATTTTTTCAACCGGTATTTTTTTGCTGTAATCTTTACATTCGATAGCAATATAGATTTCAAAATCATTAACTTTTGAGATTATAAGAATATCAATTTCACGATTATTACCACTTTCGTTTGGGATTTTATAATTACTCAGGATCTGAGTAGTTACAGAATCCTTGAATGCTTCTTGAATTAATCTTATTGTTCTTTCAAATTGTGAACCTTTCTCTTTCATACAGGGTTATTAGTTTCTTTTCTAAAAAATATTGTTTCTTCATCAAGATAGTTTCTCCATTTTATTCTTCCGTTTTGAATAAATCCAACTTTACCCAAATTAAATTGAATGACTCCATCTTTAATATCAGATACTTTAAATTTTAAAACCTTTTCAAATTTTAAGTTTTCAATTACGGAGTTGGGATGAAATGCCATATTGCATAATTTTGTATCAGTAAGAACACTTGGATAGATTATAAAATCTCTATGTAAATCACCGTATAGCATTTCATTACTTAGCATTGATGTTAGGGGATAAGGATTCTTTTCAGAAATGAATTTGTGGCTTATAAATTTATAAAGTGCCATGAAATGCTTGAATTTATCTTTACTCTGATAAGGTAAAGATTTAATGAGATATTCAAAAGAATCCTTTGCAATGATGTTCCATTCGTTTTCATCTGGTAAATCATAAGGAAGACAAATACCCGCTTTAACAGGTCGAGAAGCATTACCATTCCAAAAACTCAAATAACCTTCGTCTCCAATTTTCGGTTTACACTCTAATATCGCCGCATTTGGATTGTTTGAACAGTAAAAAACACTTTTCCCATTTAGATTTGCTCGACCTTTATCTTTACAAACTGAACTGGGAGGATAAGAATAAGTGTGTATTAAAGATATATCCTCTTTTTCTCTATCAATGTTTAATCGAACTCTGAAAAAAATATGTTGATTAAATTTTTGAGGATTGAATATTCCGTATGAATAGGGAAGAATTTTTGCATAGTCATAGAATGTGTCATAAATCTCCCGATTAGATAAATTTGAGAAATCGTAATCATCAAGGGTTTTTAGTCCATTGAAATATATCTCAAAATCTGGGAATTCGTTTAAATCCTCTGTAGTTAAGTCACTCATAAGTTGCTGGATAAAAAAATATGCTTAGTCACGATAAAAACAAATGTGAGTATTTTGTTCGAAGGACTTTGCATAAGTCATCAAGAACATGAAATTCTTTAATTTTTTGGTTTTCATCTCTTTCTACCCAAATCAAATCTACTTTCTCAAGATAATTTATTCTTGTCCAAATTTTATAACGGAAATCACTATTTATATCTTTATTATCATAAAAAACTTTTGATAATATTTCTGTTTTATTATTTGATTCAGCAATTATAATGAGCGTTTCTAGATGAGGTTCATCAAGTTCATTCCAGAAATTCCTTTCCAGAGCTAAATTCATTCTTTTATACTTTTGTTCTTTAGTTAAAGGTGGTTTTTTAATAACTTCTTTTTCGACTTTAAGTTTTGTGATTTGTTGATTTTTATAATCTTCAAGACAAACTTTACATAAAAAAAATTCTAACGACAATAATTCATCAGGATGGAAATCCTTTCTCATTCTATAAACATTTAATTCTTGAGAACATTTTACACATTTGGTTATTAAAGCAGAATTGCTACTAGCAATTTCTGTGACTTTTAGAAGTGAAATATCAAAACGAATCGCTATATCTCTAACATGATATGTATATTTCATTTTTTTATTAATATCCCAATAACGTTCGCAAATTGCAATTAATGATATATCATCTGTATTTAAAACTATCGTAAATAAATTATCCATGAATAATTAAGGTTTATCGCTGGTAAATTTAATAATTATAATTTTTTAAAAACTTTTATTGAGAAATTTAACTCATTTTATAATAATCTTTTAAATAAAAACGAAATATTATAGCTGAACCAAAATATTAAATATGACTGAATTAACTGTCTCAGAAGATGAAATTTATAGACTAGCTTTTGGAACTTATAATAATGAAGATTTTTTTGACAGACAACCACTTAGCAGAATGAAGCGGGATATACTATTGGAGTTGGGAATTATTAAATAATTAGTTTTTTTATTTTCTGTACTGTTCCGCTACTCTTTTCAGTCAATTTCATTGTCTTTCTAACTGAGTATCCTTGTTTTAATAATTTTACAACATCTTTATGTTCGGTTAGTAATGCTTCATTGTCTTTTTTGAAACCTATTTTTCTTCCAACTACACCACCATTTTTTCTAAAACTTTCATACCCTGATTTTATTCTTTGTCTGATTTGAGTTTTTTCCATCTCACTAACGGAAGTTAAGATTTGAATTAAAAACTGCGACATAGGGTTTATTTCGCATTTATCATTTAAGGTTTCAATATTGTGGTTTTTGATATAAAGAGAAATACAATTTTCATTTAGCAATTGAATAGTTTTTAAAACCTCAATTGTGTTCCTCCCAATACGGGATAATTCCCAACAAAGAACTTTATCAATTTTGTTAATTTTGACAAAATTTATCATTTCCATAAGTTGTGGTCTTTCTTCATTCGTTTTACCTCCAGAAATCTTTTCTTCAAAAATATTCACAATCTCATAATTATTCTTTTTTGAGAACTCCATTAGTTCTTCTGTCTGTCTTTTGAAATCCTGACTATTTGTTGAAACCCTTGAATATATAACTACTTTCATTATGTATCATTTTAATATTTTATATTACAAAGATACGAAAATTGTATCGCACCACCTCGCCATAAAAGATTAAAATGATACACTTTTAGGTTTGGTACAAAAATAAAATTATTATGAGGTTTGAATTGATAAAAGTTATCAATAAAGAGAATTGAATTTTGCAACTTAAAAACAATTAGTAAATGAGCTTGTGCGATATTTATGAGTATCAGAAATGAGTGTATAGAACAGATACTATTAACTTAAAACGACACAAAAAACGACACAATTAAAACAAAATCAATATTACGTACTAAATATCAATACTTTATGAAGAATACTTATTTCTAAACCAAACCTTCTGCCATTCTCTTTTTAAGACTAAAAAAGAAACATCTTCAGCTAGAATTACTAAATCAGAACCATCTAATTTTTTTATTTGATCTTCTGAAACATCAATAATGTAAAGCAGGTTTAGATATTCGGCAAATTTGTACTGAATCATTCTATATATTTTCTCGTGCAATTGTATTTTTAATTCTTCGGGCGAAATACTCAGCGGAAAATCAACGCCTTCATTGGCCAAATTAAAATCCTTATTGATTTGCTCAATTAATTTCAGATACAATGTTTCGGCTTGCGCTTCAACAAGTAATGACTCAGTATTTTTTGGTGCTGTAAACATATTTTTAATTTCAAAATTCAATGGCAATGGCAATGATAAAATCTATACCAAAATTCAATAGAAAAGTAAAATTAAATTTCCTAAATTGTTATTGCCATTGAATTTTGCCATTGTCATTGCAATTACTAAACTTTTCTTCCCATCAGGTTTGCACCAAAAGTTTTTAGAATATTCTTTTTCTCTTCTGAAATTGTCATTTTTTCTAAAGTTTCAAAAGCCTTGAAAGTATACATTTCTATAGCTTCCTGAGTAGCTTTTGATGCTCCGGATTGGTTAAAAACAGTTTTTGCAGTTTCAATTTTTTCTGAATTATCTTCCATCTGTAAACTAAATAATTTTTCTAATTCTGAAGCTTTTTTCGGGGTCGAAAATTCGATTGCTTTCAAATACAAATATGTTTTTTTATTTTCGATTATATCACCGCCTACTTGTTTTCCAAAAGTTTCAGGATCACCAAAAGCATCTAAATAATCATCCTGCAATTGGAAAGCTAATCCTAAATTGAGTCCGAAATCATAAATCAAATTAGCATTATCTACAGAGGTATTAGCAATAATCGCTCCCATTTTCATGGCTGCTGCAACTAAAACTGCCGTTTTATATTCGATCATTTTTAGATATTCCGGAATCGTAACATCGGTACGGGTTTCAAAGTCAACGTCCCATTGCTGTCCTTCACAAACTTCGATAGCCGTTTTACTAAACAGTTTTGCCAAATCTCTAAAGACGATTGGCTCATATTGTTCAAAATATTGATAGGCTAAAATCAGCATCGCATCACCCGAAAGGATTCCGGCATTGATATCCCATTTTTCATGAACTGTCTGTTTTCCTCTTCTTAAGGGAGCATCATCCATAATATCATCGTGAACCAGCGAAAAATTATGAAAAACTTCAACAGCCATGGCGGCAGGAAGTGCTTTTTTATAATCGGCATCAAATACTTCCGCTGACAATAAAGTCAATACAGGCCTCATTCTTTTTCCTCCTAAGCTCAATATGTAATCTATCGGTTCATATAGATTCTTTGGAGCTTTATTGATTTTTTGATTTTCTAAATATGT
Protein-coding sequences here:
- a CDS encoding FISUMP domain-containing protein; translated protein: MKTKKVFLSVMFGLLFLSTNGIGQTKKPAVKKAITTGSVKATIEKEYQFIDIGDAKWMTKNLNVSHFRNGDPIPEAKTADEWTNALNNKKPAWCYYKLSESDKVKYGNPQSGKYGKMYNYYAVTDSRVLVPKGWKIATFENWVNLLNAVNGDIDYLKVSDSWTYNKVNAQKANKTGFNLLAAGMRFDSRAMGNFGGFDSIGLTTSFWYYDEQNRKYKYIDFDNSDNDVSFNRYSDGNKSIWEDNKDWGDRWKWGIYIRCVKEDNSLDIKNYYNNGVDKFNAKDNEGAIKEINSYIKLAPEDYNGFYLRGAIKGRLNDWKGAVEDYEEGWNLVKLNYKQDEENAKNLVLCLGLAYIQIGDKNNACFYFNEAQSNGDEKGKGFKEKYCNQ
- a CDS encoding helix-turn-helix transcriptional regulator, with the protein product MEKNDNLSRKFIFDEEGLRLLAKRIKEIRSNKGITQEELSYRSELTLSQIARIETVKTNPTISTVFKIIQSLEVSLNEFFSFDLPPNKEN
- a CDS encoding HNH endonuclease; its protein translation is MPIKIEDCCRNPFLNVTIDNKNQERLRLHRQCQSCGGCLDRTRPLSHKQHSSKIRFEFSHNNYSNWNDERNEELKNLWESVKDDNYTSSRFGKYSNYIQSDKWKTIRNEVLKRDENLCQECSTNPAVEVHHKTYDNLFNENMEDLVSVCKECHINIHKEWDRIAIENIKSKIIS
- a CDS encoding restriction endonuclease — protein: MKEKGSQFERTIRLIQEAFKDSVTTQILSNYKIPNESGNNREIDILIISKVNDFEIYIAIECKDYSKKIPVEKIEAFQSKCDRIKQINKKIFISSNGFQSDAINSARYYGIELLTATELSRDYLENILPIRQLKPEILPIINNSILHFDSSEDNLKEIQKIFKGEIYNEIDNSVTNINIILNDAIIKYRREIFGLALFEWMKMDNKNNEEITFPVNFGLQFSNSYILGLNNEHITLLNGTFDVLVKFGFIYPQMISGRTLKDKNGIVKANTINVKIEDNLESEMIIRDDEVSEFYVTENKQTRKLETLFIYNPKTNKITKPKK
- a CDS encoding recombinase family protein, whose product is MKVVIYSRVSTNSQDFKRQTEELMEFSKKNNYEIVNIFEEKISGGKTNEERPQLMEMINFVKINKIDKVLCWELSRIGRNTIEVLKTIQLLNENCISLYIKNHNIETLNDKCEINPMSQFLIQILTSVSEMEKTQIRQRIKSGYESFRKNGGVVGRKIGFKKDNEALLTEHKDVVKLLKQGYSVRKTMKLTEKSSGTVQKIKKLII
- a CDS encoding polyprenyl synthetase family protein; the protein is MHAIHQYQEFFITYLENQKINKAPKNLYEPIDYILSLGGKRMRPVLTLLSAEVFDADYKKALPAAMAVEVFHNFSLVHDDIMDDAPLRRGKQTVHEKWDINAGILSGDAMLILAYQYFEQYEPIVFRDLAKLFSKTAIEVCEGQQWDVDFETRTDVTIPEYLKMIEYKTAVLVAAAMKMGAIIANTSVDNANLIYDFGLNLGLAFQLQDDYLDAFGDPETFGKQVGGDIIENKKTYLYLKAIEFSTPKKASELEKLFSLQMEDNSEKIETAKTVFNQSGASKATQEAIEMYTFKAFETLEKMTISEEKKNILKTFGANLMGRKV